One segment of Fusobacteria bacterium ZRK30 DNA contains the following:
- a CDS encoding galactitol-1-phosphate 5-dehydrogenase has protein sequence MKALVLHAKEDLRYEEIATPIINSDEVLIKVRATGICGSDFPRVLGGESRYFPNILGHEFSGEIAEIGDKVTHLVSGDKVTGAPLKPCMECDDCLSGNHAQCKHYSFIGSREFGTFAEYVKMPARNVVKLPEGCSFVQGAFIEPITVALHGLFLADFKGASSVAIVGAGTIGLLALQCAKAMGAKTITAFDISEANLEKAKKLGADYIVNTSSKDMRKQIKEITKGKGFEYVIESAGVQFTEILSLEIAGVKGNVMYIGTPHSEIKLQQNEFEFINRKELLVRGSWMSYSNPWPGKEWTIAGDYLSTGKINVDLLADRIVPMEEGVQAFKDIKARIVNGKVILTNER, from the coding sequence ATGAAGGCATTAGTATTACATGCAAAAGAAGATTTAAGATATGAAGAGATAGCAACACCAATTATTAATAGTGACGAAGTTTTAATAAAAGTAAGAGCTACTGGAATTTGTGGTTCTGATTTTCCTAGAGTTTTGGGAGGAGAGTCAAGATATTTTCCAAACATTTTAGGACATGAATTTTCAGGAGAAATTGCTGAAATTGGAGATAAAGTTACTCATTTAGTATCAGGAGATAAAGTTACTGGTGCACCATTAAAACCTTGTATGGAATGCGATGACTGCTTAAGTGGAAATCATGCCCAATGTAAGCATTATTCATTTATTGGATCAAGAGAATTTGGAACATTTGCAGAATATGTAAAGATGCCTGCTAGAAATGTTGTTAAACTTCCTGAAGGTTGTAGCTTTGTACAAGGTGCATTTATCGAGCCTATCACAGTTGCATTACATGGATTATTCTTAGCAGATTTTAAAGGTGCAAGTAGCGTAGCAATTGTAGGAGCTGGAACTATTGGTTTATTAGCTCTACAATGTGCAAAAGCTATGGGAGCAAAAACTATAACTGCATTTGATATCTCAGAAGCTAACTTAGAGAAAGCTAAAAAATTAGGAGCAGATTATATAGTAAATACAAGCTCTAAAGACATGAGAAAACAAATCAAAGAAATAACTAAAGGGAAAGGATTTGAGTACGTAATTGAAAGTGCTGGAGTTCAGTTCACTGAGATTTTAAGCCTTGAAATTGCTGGAGTAAAAGGAAACGTAATGTATATCGGTACTCCTCATTCAGAAATCAAATTACAACAAAATGAATTTGAATTTATAAATAGAAAGGAACTTTTAGTTAGAGGATCATGGATGTCATATTCTAATCCATGGCCTGGAAAAGAATGGACAATTGCCGGTGATTACTTAAGTACAGGTAAAATAAACGTTGATCTTTTAGCAGATAGAATTGTGCCAATGGAAGAAGGCGTACAAGCATTTAAAGATATCAAAGCTAGAATAGTTAACGGTAAAGTAATTTTAACAAACGAAAGATAA
- a CDS encoding tagatose bisphosphate family class II aldolase, which produces MLLSTNQMLLDAQKKGYAVPAFNVHNLETIQTVVDAAVELNSPVIVAATPGTMKYAGEDFFIKLVEICSNKYDIPIAMHLDHHEDSEAIMRSIQIGTKSVMIDASHCSFDENIDKVKKIVDYAHKFDVTVEGELGILGGIEDDLEIDAKDALYTNPSQAKEYVEKTGIDSLAIAIGTAHGVYAKEPKLDFSRLEEIRKVVDIPLVLHGASGVPADQVKRAIELGICKVNIATELKMPFAAEVRKILTENPNESDPRKYFTPAKKVMKKVAMDKIMMCGSNGRANTIK; this is translated from the coding sequence ATGTTATTATCAACAAACCAAATGTTATTAGATGCTCAAAAAAAAGGTTATGCAGTTCCTGCATTTAATGTACATAATTTAGAAACAATTCAAACTGTAGTAGATGCTGCGGTAGAATTAAATTCACCAGTAATAGTCGCAGCAACACCAGGAACTATGAAATATGCAGGAGAGGATTTTTTTATTAAATTAGTTGAAATTTGTTCTAATAAATATGACATACCCATTGCTATGCATTTAGATCACCATGAAGATTCTGAAGCAATAATGAGATCTATTCAAATAGGAACTAAATCTGTAATGATTGATGCTTCTCACTGCTCATTCGATGAAAATATAGATAAAGTAAAAAAAATAGTAGATTACGCACATAAATTTGATGTAACTGTTGAAGGTGAATTAGGTATATTGGGTGGAATTGAAGATGATTTAGAAATTGATGCAAAAGATGCACTGTACACAAATCCTAGCCAAGCAAAAGAGTATGTAGAAAAAACAGGTATAGACTCATTAGCAATTGCTATCGGAACTGCACATGGTGTATATGCAAAAGAGCCAAAATTAGACTTTAGTAGATTAGAAGAAATTAGAAAAGTAGTAGATATCCCTCTAGTATTACATGGAGCATCAGGAGTCCCTGCCGATCAAGTAAAGAGAGCTATCGAATTAGGAATTTGTAAAGTAAATATTGCAACAGAATTAAAAATGCCATTTGCTGCAGAAGTAAGAAAAATATTAACTGAGAATCCTAATGAAAGCGATCCAAGAAAATACTTTACTCCTGCAAAAAAAGTTATGAAGAAAGTCGCTATGGATAAAATCATGATGTGTGGAAGTAACGGAAGAGCAAATACAATAAAATAA
- a CDS encoding 1-phosphofructokinase family hexose kinase, producing the protein MILTVTMNPAIDKIYTVENFQLGEVHRPTEMIASAGGKGLNVTRVAKLMGEDVAATGLLGGSNGLYIDKKVQELQVKSKFGQIDGETRICINVTDSVNQFCTEILEKGPTISNKEANDFITKFSELIKEASVITISGSLPKGLPTNFYSLLIEKAKKHNKKVLLDTSSEALLEGIKSKPYIIKPNGDEIRDIYNVDINSDEKLIEMINFFKNEGIELPIISRGKDGAIAGLSDGIYQVITPIVQTINTVGSGDSFIAGCAIGIERGLSEIDILKMGAACGTANTQYIQTGYVEPKVVTDYFNQIKVNKIIDYFK; encoded by the coding sequence ATGATACTTACAGTCACAATGAATCCTGCTATCGATAAAATTTATACTGTAGAAAATTTTCAATTAGGAGAAGTACATCGCCCAACTGAGATGATTGCTTCTGCTGGTGGAAAGGGTCTAAATGTGACTCGTGTTGCAAAACTAATGGGGGAGGATGTTGCCGCAACAGGTCTATTAGGTGGTAGTAATGGATTATACATAGATAAGAAAGTTCAAGAATTACAAGTTAAAAGTAAATTTGGACAAATAGATGGTGAAACTAGAATTTGTATCAATGTAACTGACAGTGTTAACCAATTTTGTACTGAAATACTAGAAAAAGGACCTACAATTTCTAATAAGGAAGCTAATGATTTTATTACTAAATTTTCAGAATTAATTAAAGAAGCTAGTGTAATAACTATTTCAGGAAGTTTACCAAAAGGATTACCGACTAACTTTTATTCATTATTAATAGAAAAAGCTAAAAAACACAATAAAAAAGTTTTACTAGATACTAGTTCTGAAGCTCTTTTAGAAGGAATAAAAAGTAAACCTTATATCATTAAACCTAATGGCGATGAAATAAGAGATATCTATAACGTAGATATCAATAGTGATGAAAAATTAATAGAGATGATCAACTTTTTCAAAAACGAGGGTATCGAATTACCTATAATTAGTAGAGGAAAAGATGGAGCTATAGCTGGTTTATCTGATGGAATTTACCAAGTTATTACTCCTATAGTCCAAACTATAAACACAGTTGGGTCTGGAGATTCGTTTATTGCAGGGTGTGCAATTGGAATCGAAAGGGGATTAAGTGAAATCGATATCTTAAAAATGGGGGCAGCTTGTGGAACTGCAAACACACAATATATCCAAACTGGATATGTAGAACCAAAAGTTGTTACTGATTATTTTAACCAAATTAAAGTAAATAAAATAATAGATTATTTTAAATAA
- a CDS encoding fucose isomerase has product MLKNIPSILPPELLKVLMEMGHGDEIVIADGNFPGAGLAKRLVRCDGHNVPELLDAILNFFPLDQYVDRPLSLMAAPVTDKENPVIWDEYRKIVDKHEEDKKEFNLVERFAFYDQAKKAYAVITTGEKALLANVILKKGVVIEK; this is encoded by the coding sequence ATGTTAAAAAATATACCTTCAATTTTACCACCAGAATTATTAAAAGTATTAATGGAAATGGGACACGGAGATGAAATAGTTATAGCTGATGGGAATTTTCCAGGAGCAGGATTAGCTAAAAGATTAGTTAGATGTGATGGACATAACGTTCCTGAATTATTAGATGCTATCTTAAATTTTTTCCCTTTAGACCAATATGTTGATAGACCTTTATCTCTTATGGCAGCTCCTGTTACAGATAAAGAAAATCCAGTTATTTGGGATGAATACAGAAAAATAGTTGATAAACACGAAGAAGATAAAAAAGAGTTCAATTTAGTAGAAAGGTTTGCATTCTATGACCAAGCAAAAAAAGCTTACGCAGTTATAACAACTGGAGAAAAAGCATTACTTGCAAATGTCATCCTAAAAAAAGGTGTAGTAATCGAAAAATAA
- a CDS encoding aldose 1-epimerase family protein — protein sequence MISTLKNKNVTIQVKSIGAELSSFKKNNDDFEYIWNGNKEFWSGQSPVLFPIIGNLVDGIARIGEKNYILGNHGFARKTEFELVEATEEKLIYSLKYNKITLAMYPFKFDLQLTYTLNEDSVNILYKVINLDNKSIYFQLGTHPGFNCPTDKNLSFSDYFLEFNKPETLKRNFCDTSNLLIENKEVSLLENSNKLKLSHNMFYDGALLIRDVKSNSIFLKNKNNLRSVNVLSKNFPYLGIWQPKDAPFVCVEPWHGLAESKSFKGKFKEKEMIIELGVGEVHCASLTITI from the coding sequence ATGATATCAACACTAAAAAATAAAAACGTAACTATCCAAGTAAAATCAATTGGAGCAGAACTAAGTAGTTTTAAAAAAAATAATGATGATTTTGAATATATATGGAACGGAAACAAAGAGTTTTGGAGTGGACAATCACCGGTATTATTTCCTATTATTGGAAATCTAGTTGACGGTATAGCTAGAATAGGTGAAAAAAACTATATTTTAGGAAATCATGGATTTGCTAGAAAAACAGAGTTTGAACTTGTAGAAGCTACAGAGGAAAAACTTATTTATTCTCTAAAATATAATAAAATAACTTTAGCTATGTATCCGTTTAAATTTGATTTACAATTAACTTATACTCTTAATGAGGACAGTGTAAATATTTTATATAAAGTTATTAATCTAGATAATAAAAGCATCTATTTTCAACTAGGAACTCACCCTGGATTTAATTGTCCTACAGACAAAAATCTTTCTTTCTCAGATTATTTTTTAGAATTCAATAAACCAGAAACTTTAAAAAGAAATTTTTGTGACACTAGTAACTTACTAATTGAAAATAAAGAAGTATCTTTACTAGAAAACTCGAATAAATTAAAATTAAGTCATAATATGTTTTATGATGGAGCTCTACTAATTAGAGATGTTAAATCAAATAGCATTTTTCTTAAAAACAAAAACAACTTAAGATCAGTCAACGTGTTAAGTAAAAATTTCCCTTATTTAGGAATTTGGCAACCAAAAGATGCACCATTTGTATGTGTTGAGCCTTGGCATGGTTTAGCAGAATCAAAAAGTTTTAAAGGTAAATTTAAAGAAAAAGAGATGATAATTGAATTAGGGGTAGGAGAAGTTCATTGTGCTTCACTTACTATAACTATTTAA
- a CDS encoding PTS transporter subunit EIIC, with product MFKSLQKIGKSFMLPIAILPAAGLLLGIGGALSNGTTVQAYPFLNIPWLQGIFKVMSASGEIIFVNLALIMCIGLSVGLVKKDKGTAGLAGAVSFLVMNASIKGMISAFNSNVTSIDTGVVGAIVVGVTVSHLHNKYRDIQLPAILGFFGGSRFIPIISSFAAIGIGMVFFLIWPTFQGWLITTGNAIASLGLLGTFLYGFLLRLTGAVGLHHMVYPLFWYTELGGATEVASKTVIGAQNIFFAQLADPNHTGLYTDGTRFFAGRFATMMFGLPAACLAMYHCVPTNKRKLAGGLLLSAAITSFLTGITEPIEYMFLFVAPWLYVIHALFDGLSFLIADYLNVSIGNTFSGGLIDFTLFGILQGNSFTNWIYVLFIGPIWGMLYYFTFKYLIIKFNVMTPGREEGEEGIRVVTKETLQETSKGVLKALGGKENIDELDACITRLRVSVKDVSKVDKKRIKELGATGVLEVQGGVQAIFGAMADPIKQRINEIIE from the coding sequence ATGTTTAAAAGTTTACAAAAAATAGGGAAATCGTTTATGTTGCCAATAGCTATATTGCCTGCTGCTGGTCTACTTTTAGGAATAGGGGGAGCATTATCTAATGGTACTACTGTTCAGGCGTATCCATTTTTAAATATTCCATGGTTACAGGGGATATTTAAAGTGATGTCAGCTTCTGGAGAAATAATATTTGTTAATTTAGCATTAATAATGTGTATAGGTTTATCTGTAGGATTAGTAAAGAAAGATAAAGGAACTGCAGGATTAGCTGGAGCGGTGTCTTTCTTAGTTATGAATGCGTCTATAAAGGGGATGATCTCTGCTTTTAATTCAAATGTAACTTCAATAGATACAGGTGTTGTAGGAGCTATAGTTGTAGGAGTAACAGTTTCACATTTACATAATAAGTATAGAGATATTCAATTACCGGCTATATTAGGTTTCTTTGGAGGATCTAGGTTTATTCCTATAATATCTTCATTTGCAGCTATAGGTATTGGAATGGTATTTTTTCTTATCTGGCCTACATTTCAAGGATGGTTAATAACTACAGGAAACGCTATAGCAAGTTTAGGGTTATTAGGAACATTTTTATATGGTTTTTTATTAAGACTTACAGGCGCAGTAGGGTTACATCACATGGTTTATCCGCTGTTTTGGTATACTGAGCTTGGTGGAGCAACTGAAGTTGCGAGTAAAACAGTGATAGGGGCTCAAAATATTTTCTTTGCTCAACTTGCAGATCCAAATCATACAGGATTATATACAGATGGAACACGTTTTTTTGCAGGACGTTTTGCCACTATGATGTTTGGACTACCGGCAGCTTGTTTAGCGATGTATCATTGTGTACCTACAAATAAAAGAAAACTAGCAGGAGGGTTGTTGCTAAGTGCTGCAATTACATCATTTTTAACAGGTATTACAGAACCAATAGAATACATGTTTTTATTTGTTGCTCCTTGGCTTTATGTTATTCATGCTTTATTTGATGGACTTTCATTTTTAATAGCAGATTATTTAAATGTTTCTATTGGAAATACTTTTTCTGGTGGATTAATAGATTTTACTCTTTTTGGAATTCTACAAGGAAATTCATTTACAAATTGGATATATGTGTTATTTATAGGACCAATTTGGGGGATGCTGTATTATTTTACTTTTAAATACTTGATTATTAAATTTAATGTAATGACACCAGGAAGAGAAGAAGGTGAAGAAGGTATAAGAGTAGTAACAAAAGAAACACTGCAGGAAACTTCAAAAGGAGTATTGAAAGCATTAGGCGGTAAGGAAAATATAGATGAATTAGATGCCTGCATAACTAGACTGAGAGTATCTGTAAAAGATGTTTCAAAAGTTGATAAAAAAAGAATTAAAGAATTAGGTGCCACAGGAGTATTAGAAGTTCAAGGTGGAGTCCAAGCGATCTTTGGTGCTATGGCAGATCCTATAAAACAGAGAATAAATGAAATAATTGAATAA
- a CDS encoding N-acetylmannosamine-6-phosphate 2-epimerase gives MNKGLIVSCQALKEEPLHSPFIMGKMALAAKIAGAVGIRANGVEDINAIKKEVDLPIIGIIKKNYNNLKAYITPTEKELKELIEANIEIIALDATFDADLEMLKSLKKRYPKQQFMADISTVEEGIRAEELGFDYIGTTLVGYTDQSKKLNNFDVLKKLIKICKTPIVAEGNFDTPEKAKKALELGADTVVVGGAITRPQLIAQKFVDKINTI, from the coding sequence ATGAATAAAGGATTAATTGTATCTTGTCAAGCCCTTAAAGAAGAACCATTACACAGTCCATTTATAATGGGGAAAATGGCATTAGCAGCTAAAATAGCCGGAGCTGTTGGAATAAGAGCAAACGGTGTAGAAGATATAAATGCTATAAAAAAAGAAGTAGACTTGCCTATAATAGGGATAATAAAAAAAAATTATAATAATTTGAAAGCTTATATAACTCCAACTGAAAAAGAATTAAAGGAGTTGATAGAGGCAAATATCGAAATTATTGCATTAGACGCAACATTTGATGCAGATTTAGAAATGCTTAAATCATTAAAAAAAAGATATCCAAAACAGCAATTTATGGCGGATATATCAACAGTAGAGGAAGGAATCAGAGCTGAAGAATTAGGTTTTGATTATATTGGAACTACATTAGTGGGATATACTGATCAGTCAAAAAAATTAAATAATTTTGATGTCTTAAAAAAATTAATAAAAATTTGTAAGACTCCAATTGTAGCAGAAGGAAATTTTGATACTCCTGAAAAAGCAAAAAAAGCTTTGGAATTAGGGGCAGATACTGTAGTAGTAGGTGGTGCAATTACAAGACCTCAATTAATAGCACAAAAGTTTGTAGATAAAATTAATACAATTTAA
- a CDS encoding DUF202 domain-containing protein: protein MEKRYAIYEKENMILRDCLATDRTILANERTYLAYLRTVVSFLAAGIGLIKYVDDGLFIQSLGWLFLLASMITLVIGTKKFIRTWLPLKKLFQ from the coding sequence ATGGAAAAAAGATATGCAATATATGAAAAAGAAAATATGATATTAAGGGATTGCTTAGCAACTGATAGAACTATCCTTGCCAACGAAAGGACATATCTTGCTTATCTTAGAACTGTTGTAAGTTTTTTGGCAGCAGGGATTGGACTTATTAAGTACGTCGATGATGGTCTCTTTATCCAGAGCCTTGGATGGTTGTTTTTACTAGCCTCTATGATAACTTTAGTTATCGGTACAAAAAAATTCATAAGAACTTGGCTACCACTAAAAAAACTTTTTCAATAA
- a CDS encoding anaerobic sulfatase maturase: MRNVSVLIKPSSSLCNMTCSYCFYNTIAEEREVASYGFMELSTLENIVKKTFEFSEGGSCTFAFQGGEPTLSGLDFFEKFIEFQKIYNNGSQINNVIQTNGIVIDEKWAIFFKENNFLVGLSLDGPKKIHDARRRKKNNKGSFNSVMKAKKIMDKHNIEYNVLSVVDTLLAINVKEVYTFFKKENINYTQYIPCLDPLMSGNLVEKTHLSAKTYGTFLKKLFDLWYKDLIKGKYISIRYFDNLINIILGRGGEACDMKGHCSIQNVIEADGSIYPCDFYVYDQWNLGNINTEDLEDIIVSNKARDFLSGSLKISNKCKLCKWQNICRGGCRRNRENPENLNGLCEAYYEFFEYTASRLIEVAAKIKNQNDRGVM; the protein is encoded by the coding sequence ATGAGAAATGTAAGTGTCCTTATAAAGCCTTCTTCTAGCCTTTGTAATATGACTTGTAGCTATTGTTTCTACAATACAATAGCGGAAGAAAGAGAAGTTGCTTCATATGGATTTATGGAACTCTCTACTTTAGAAAATATTGTAAAAAAAACTTTTGAATTTTCAGAAGGCGGATCATGTACCTTTGCTTTTCAGGGAGGGGAACCTACCCTTTCAGGTCTTGATTTTTTTGAGAAATTCATAGAGTTCCAAAAAATATACAATAACGGCTCACAGATAAATAATGTCATCCAGACAAATGGTATTGTTATTGATGAAAAGTGGGCAATTTTTTTTAAAGAAAATAATTTTTTGGTAGGTCTCTCCCTAGACGGGCCAAAAAAAATCCATGATGCGAGAAGAAGAAAAAAAAATAACAAGGGCAGCTTTAATTCCGTCATGAAAGCAAAAAAAATAATGGATAAACACAATATTGAATACAATGTTCTCTCTGTTGTTGATACACTTCTTGCTATAAATGTTAAGGAAGTATATACTTTTTTTAAAAAGGAAAATATAAATTATACCCAGTATATTCCTTGCTTAGATCCCCTTATGTCAGGAAATTTAGTGGAAAAGACTCATCTTTCTGCTAAAACTTACGGTACTTTCCTAAAAAAACTTTTTGATCTTTGGTATAAAGACCTCATTAAAGGGAAGTATATAAGTATCAGATATTTTGATAACCTTATCAATATTATTCTGGGAAGAGGGGGAGAAGCCTGTGATATGAAAGGTCACTGTTCTATACAAAATGTTATAGAAGCTGACGGTAGTATCTATCCTTGTGATTTCTATGTCTATGATCAGTGGAATCTGGGAAATATAAATACTGAAGATTTGGAAGATATAATAGTTTCAAATAAAGCAAGAGACTTCTTAAGTGGTTCTCTAAAGATATCTAATAAATGTAAGTTATGTAAGTGGCAAAACATATGCAGAGGGGGATGCAGAAGAAATAGAGAAAACCCTGAAAATCTAAATGGCCTTTGTGAAGCATACTATGAATTTTTTGAATATACAGCTTCCCGACTTATAGAAGTAGCAGCAAAAATTAAAAATCAAAACGATAGAGGAGTAATGTAA
- a CDS encoding LacI family transcriptional regulator has protein sequence MKLKEIAKLANVSVGTVSKVINKREGVGKEKRKEIDEILVKSGFYKRHKQNQEENEMKNVAVVVPDLQNPYFGEIIKNISKILRTNEYQVLIFDTDEKFELEEEAITSILKNNICGVIMCICDGIKSKSNIENLKNANIPLVLIDRELEFHQDGVFLDDFKAGYIATEALIKEGHTKIGVLTGPLNLQNLKNRYLGYVHALKDYNISEENSLVIEGDMRYFDKSNYEQIRKVICNKIEITGIVSFNNFMTLNLLRFLNEEKNEKHSKLSLIGFEIPTYFEILNLNTSSIVTSTSEMGKLAGKLLIDKLTNGADYTQKIILQPQLELKGSEKKY, from the coding sequence ATGAAATTAAAAGAAATAGCTAAACTGGCAAACGTTTCTGTGGGAACTGTTTCAAAAGTTATTAATAAAAGAGAGGGTGTTGGTAAAGAAAAAAGGAAAGAAATAGACGAAATTCTTGTAAAAAGCGGTTTTTATAAAAGGCATAAACAGAATCAAGAAGAAAATGAAATGAAAAACGTCGCTGTAGTTGTTCCTGATCTTCAAAACCCTTATTTCGGAGAAATCATTAAAAATATTTCAAAAATACTTAGAACAAATGAATACCAAGTTTTAATTTTTGATACAGACGAAAAATTTGAGCTAGAAGAGGAGGCCATCACTTCTATTCTAAAAAATAATATTTGCGGAGTAATAATGTGTATCTGTGATGGGATAAAGTCAAAATCCAATATTGAAAACCTTAAAAATGCAAATATCCCTCTAGTTTTAATAGATAGAGAATTAGAGTTCCATCAAGATGGAGTTTTTTTAGATGATTTCAAGGCTGGATATATAGCTACAGAGGCTCTTATTAAAGAGGGGCATACAAAAATTGGAGTTTTGACAGGACCTCTTAATCTCCAAAATTTAAAAAATCGCTATCTTGGATATGTCCATGCATTAAAAGATTATAATATCTCAGAAGAAAATTCTTTAGTTATTGAAGGAGATATGAGGTACTTTGATAAATCTAACTACGAACAAATCAGAAAAGTAATTTGTAATAAGATTGAAATCACAGGAATTGTTTCTTTTAATAATTTTATGACATTAAATCTGTTGAGATTTTTAAATGAAGAAAAAAACGAAAAACATTCCAAGTTATCTCTTATAGGTTTTGAAATTCCTACATATTTTGAAATCTTAAATTTAAATACCAGCAGTATAGTAACCTCTACAAGCGAAATGGGAAAACTTGCTGGAAAATTATTAATCGATAAGTTAACTAATGGAGCTGACTATACTCAAAAAATTATTTTACAACCTCAATTAGAACTAAAAGGCTCTGAAAAAAAATATTAA
- a CDS encoding ABC transporter permease subunit, with the protein MENIASIKLKKKRKTFDFFSSIKRRLISVKQGLKEGWQLYLMLIFPLVYFIVFKYIPMYGVQIAFKDYSSAKGILGSPWVGLKYFIKFINSYNFMPVFLNTLKISMGQLLFSFPFPIILALALNSCRNARFKKTVQFAVYAPYFISVVVMSGIIIQFLDPRLGIINRVFSMITGETMNFMGSPDKFVGIFVGSNIWQNTGWGTIIYLAALADVDSNLHEAAQIDGANRFQRILNIDLPCIYPTIITLLIVNTGRVLNVGFQKVLLLQNPLNLTASEIIQTYTYKVGLASQMANFSYSAAIGLFTGIVNLILLLSVNKISRHFGHKGIF; encoded by the coding sequence TTGGAAAATATAGCAAGTATAAAATTGAAAAAAAAGAGAAAAACGTTTGATTTTTTTAGTTCTATAAAAAGAAGGCTAATAAGTGTAAAACAAGGTTTAAAAGAAGGGTGGCAACTTTATCTGATGCTTATATTTCCTTTAGTTTATTTTATAGTATTTAAGTATATTCCAATGTATGGAGTTCAGATAGCCTTTAAAGATTATTCGTCAGCCAAAGGTATATTAGGGAGCCCATGGGTGGGTCTAAAGTATTTTATAAAATTTATAAACTCTTACAACTTTATGCCTGTTTTTTTGAATACATTGAAGATTAGTATGGGACAATTACTTTTTTCGTTCCCATTTCCGATAATATTAGCACTAGCTCTTAATAGCTGTAGAAATGCTAGATTTAAAAAGACAGTTCAGTTTGCAGTGTATGCACCATATTTTATATCTGTAGTAGTAATGTCAGGTATAATAATTCAGTTTTTAGATCCGAGATTGGGGATAATAAACCGTGTGTTCTCTATGATCACAGGGGAAACTATGAATTTTATGGGGTCACCAGATAAATTTGTAGGGATTTTTGTAGGTTCTAATATCTGGCAAAATACGGGGTGGGGAACTATTATCTACCTTGCAGCTCTTGCTGATGTAGATTCTAACCTCCATGAGGCGGCTCAGATCGACGGAGCAAATAGATTTCAGAGAATTTTAAATATTGATCTTCCATGTATTTACCCTACTATAATCACATTGTTGATAGTGAATACAGGAAGAGTTTTAAATGTAGGGTTTCAAAAGGTTCTCCTTCTTCAAAATCCTCTTAACTTAACAGCTTCAGAGATAATTCAGACCTATACGTATAAGGTAGGGCTAGCTTCACAGATGGCGAACTTTTCGTATTCGGCAGCTATAGGATTGTTTACAGGAATAGTTAACTTGATTTTGTTGTTATCTGTAAATAAAATATCCAGACATTTTGGTCACAAGGGAATATTTTAA
- a CDS encoding carbohydrate ABC transporter permease yields MFKNLFLMKRKNFNSDSIFYLVNGIYLTIAFLLVAYPILFIVSSSFSSPEAVSSGKVWLFPVDFSLAGYRELLGYKPVWTGYYNSFFYAIVGTTISVTLTVLAGYALSRKQLYGRRLFTFIILFTMIFQGGIIPTYILMQDLNLIDTRWAVILPRAIVVFNFVITKNFFENNIPDELYEAAKIDGASEFQFFIKVVLPLSKPIIAILVLYYSVFIWNSFFDAMIYLRDKSLYPLQLTLRDVLILNEVSSDMMADPDLLQELEGMRDLLKYALIIVASLPVLVAYPFIQKYFVSGRLSGASKG; encoded by the coding sequence ATGTTTAAAAATTTATTTTTAATGAAGAGAAAGAATTTTAATAGCGATTCAATATTTTACTTGGTAAATGGAATCTACCTGACAATAGCTTTTTTACTGGTGGCTTATCCTATACTTTTCATAGTAAGTAGTTCTTTCAGTTCACCAGAAGCAGTTAGTAGTGGAAAGGTATGGTTATTTCCAGTAGACTTTAGTCTGGCGGGATATAGGGAGCTTTTAGGTTATAAGCCGGTATGGACTGGTTACTATAATTCATTCTTCTATGCAATAGTAGGAACTACAATCAGTGTAACCCTTACAGTACTGGCAGGATATGCTCTTTCAAGAAAACAGCTGTACGGTAGAAGGTTATTTACGTTTATAATACTGTTTACTATGATCTTTCAGGGAGGAATTATTCCGACATATATTTTGATGCAGGATTTAAATTTGATAGATACAAGGTGGGCAGTTATTCTACCGAGAGCCATAGTCGTGTTTAACTTTGTTATAACCAAAAACTTTTTTGAAAATAATATTCCAGATGAGTTATATGAAGCTGCGAAGATAGACGGAGCATCGGAATTTCAATTCTTCATTAAAGTTGTTTTACCTCTTTCAAAGCCAATTATTGCGATACTAGTATTGTATTATTCTGTATTTATATGGAACTCTTTCTTTGATGCTATGATATATCTGAGAGATAAAAGTCTTTATCCTCTACAACTGACATTAAGAGACGTTCTTATATTAAATGAAGTTAGTTCAGATATGATGGCTGATCCCGATCTTTTACAAGAGTTAGAAGGTATGCGTGATCTTCTTAAATATGCACTTATTATTGTGGCAAGTTTACCAGTATTAGTAGCTTATCCATTTATTCAAAAGTATTTTGTAAGTGGAAGATTATCAGGAGCATCAAAAGGTTAA